The following proteins are encoded in a genomic region of Dyadobacter sp. UC 10:
- a CDS encoding UBP-type zinc finger domain-containing protein, with the protein MDQICEHIKDLTDLKLPGERVCEECVKAEGRWLHLRTCQTCGVTLCCDSSPAKHMTQHFHATGHPVVISAEPGEKWLWCYADEAFVQYS; encoded by the coding sequence ATGGACCAGATTTGTGAGCATATCAAGGATCTTACCGACTTAAAATTACCCGGCGAACGCGTCTGTGAAGAATGCGTAAAAGCAGAGGGCCGCTGGCTGCACCTCCGTACTTGTCAGACCTGCGGCGTAACGCTCTGCTGCGACAGTTCGCCCGCTAAACACATGACCCAGCACTTCCACGCAACCGGGCACCCTGTAGTCATCTCAGCCGAGCCCGGTGAGAAGTGGCTGTGGTGTTATGCGGATGAGGCGTTTGTGCAGTATAGTTAG
- a CDS encoding response regulator, with product MGLPIIFSIDDDPQVLRAISRDLKSHYRDKYKVLSTTSVAEAMESLLELQNKGEEVAIFISDQRMPEMQGVDFLEKAKVLFPFAKKVLLTAYSDTEAAIKAINDVQLDYYLMKPWDPPEEKLYPAIDELLHDWQGNYRPDFKGIKVLGYQFSPKSHEIKDFLAGNLMPYTWLDAESNELGKQISATNNLCPVDFPAVIFEDGTLLKTPSLIDIAERIGLNAKTKQQIYDVIIIGAGPAGLAASVYGASEGLSTLLIERKAPGGQAGTSSRIENYLGFPTGLSGAELTRRAVTQATRFGTEMLSPQFVKEIKLKDKYKTIVLGDGSEVNGKAVVITTGVDYRKLETKGVEEFTGKGIYYGAASTEAASCGNKDVYVLGGGNSAGQAAMYLSKFARNVFILIRKNDLTSSMSSYLIDQIKGTDNITVLGCTEIVEAGGSDRLESLKLVDLNTSEERTVPSDALFIFIGARPYTDWVGLEIIKNNKGFIETGREMKGYNNFKQIWKADRDPYLLETSSPGIFAAGDVRAGAMNRVTSAVGEGSMSISFVHQYLSEV from the coding sequence ATGGGTTTGCCCATTATATTTTCAATTGACGACGATCCTCAGGTTTTACGGGCAATCAGCCGCGATCTTAAATCACATTACAGAGATAAGTACAAGGTACTCAGCACTACTTCTGTCGCTGAGGCAATGGAAAGTCTGCTCGAATTACAGAACAAGGGCGAGGAAGTAGCGATTTTTATCTCCGATCAGCGCATGCCGGAAATGCAGGGCGTCGATTTTCTTGAGAAAGCCAAAGTACTTTTTCCTTTTGCCAAAAAAGTTTTATTAACCGCTTATTCCGATACAGAAGCTGCGATCAAGGCAATTAACGACGTGCAGCTGGATTACTATCTGATGAAGCCATGGGACCCGCCGGAAGAAAAGCTGTATCCCGCAATAGACGAGCTGTTGCACGATTGGCAGGGCAACTATCGTCCCGATTTTAAAGGTATTAAAGTGTTAGGTTACCAATTTTCCCCTAAGTCTCACGAAATCAAAGACTTTCTTGCCGGTAATTTAATGCCCTATACCTGGCTGGACGCGGAGTCGAATGAGCTGGGGAAACAGATCAGCGCGACGAATAACCTTTGCCCCGTTGATTTTCCGGCAGTTATATTTGAGGATGGTACTCTGTTGAAAACCCCGTCTCTGATTGATATAGCGGAAAGGATCGGGCTGAATGCAAAGACCAAGCAGCAGATTTATGACGTAATTATCATCGGCGCAGGGCCTGCCGGACTTGCTGCTTCGGTATATGGTGCTTCGGAAGGTTTAAGTACTTTATTGATCGAGCGCAAAGCGCCCGGCGGACAGGCTGGTACAAGTTCGAGGATTGAAAATTACCTTGGCTTTCCAACCGGTTTGAGCGGTGCCGAACTGACGCGCCGCGCTGTAACGCAGGCGACGCGGTTTGGGACGGAAATGCTTTCCCCTCAGTTTGTGAAGGAAATCAAACTGAAGGATAAGTATAAAACGATTGTGCTCGGCGATGGCAGCGAGGTCAATGGTAAAGCTGTTGTAATTACAACGGGTGTTGATTATCGTAAACTTGAAACGAAGGGAGTGGAGGAGTTCACCGGAAAAGGCATTTATTACGGAGCAGCCAGTACTGAAGCGGCTTCCTGCGGGAACAAAGACGTTTACGTACTTGGAGGGGGCAATTCTGCCGGACAGGCGGCCATGTATTTGTCTAAATTTGCACGTAATGTGTTCATTCTAATACGTAAAAACGATCTGACTTCATCCATGTCTTCCTATCTGATAGATCAGATCAAGGGTACCGACAATATTACGGTGTTAGGCTGCACAGAAATCGTCGAAGCGGGTGGAAGCGATCGCCTGGAATCATTGAAGCTGGTTGACCTGAACACCAGTGAAGAGCGCACAGTGCCGTCGGATGCACTTTTTATCTTCATAGGCGCGCGGCCTTATACCGATTGGGTGGGTCTGGAAATCATTAAAAACAACAAGGGATTTATTGAAACCGGCCGGGAAATGAAGGGTTATAACAATTTCAAACAGATCTGGAAAGCCGACCGCGACCCCTATCTGCTGGAAACCAGCTCGCCGGGCATTTTTGCAGCCGGCGACGTGCGCGCCGGCGCGATGAACCGCGTAACTTCTGCCGTAGGCGAAGGCTCTATGTCAATCAGTTTTGTACATCAATATTTAAGTGAAGTATAA